In one Nicotiana tomentosiformis chromosome 6, ASM39032v3, whole genome shotgun sequence genomic region, the following are encoded:
- the LOC138894312 gene encoding uncharacterized protein, whose protein sequence is MLRKIAATSWTDVFQKAFNKIKEYLSKLLVLVPPEPGRPLLLYLSVLEGSFGCVLGQHDETGRKEHAIYYLSKKFTPYEAWQSKGKHWQITWSKILVNGEYEPLKTYFPDEDVSFVEEDISEAYNRWRMFFDGATNFKGVGIGVVLVSKTGQHYPVLGECALKNTKILTYLHCVQELIKRFTKIEFKHVPRIQNDFVDALVTLSSMIKHQDKNFIDPIPIGIHKQPAYCARVEEEIDGNLWFHDIIEYLEKGEYPEHATNTQKPTLRRLANHFFRRGGILFKRTPDLGLLRYVDAKEASILVEEIHAGTCGPHMNGFVLAMKILRAEYF, encoded by the exons ATGCTGAGGAAAATTgctgcaacaagctggactgatGTATTCCAGAAAGCCTTCAATAAAAttaaggagtatttatctaaactgCTTGTGTTGGTCCCACCCGAACCAGGAAGACCTCTGCTGCTTTATCTGTCTGTCTTGGAAGGATCCTTCGGTTGTGTtctaggacaacatgatgaaactggaagaaaggagcatgcgatatattatctgagcaagaagttcacaccttacgaagCGTG gcagtcaaagggcaagcattggcaaATCACTTGGAGTAAAATTCTCGTaaacggagaatacgaaccactgaaaacgtattttcccgacgaggatGTATCGTTTGTAGAAGAAGATATTTCTGAGGCATACAAtcgttggaggatgttcttcgacggagcaacaaacttcaaaggagtgggtatcggAGTTGTCTTAGTATCAAAAACTggtcaacactatccg gttctaggagaatgtgCTCtgaagaataccaaaatattgacATACTTGCACTGTGTGCAAGAGTTGATcaagagattcacaaagatagagttcaagcatgttccaaggattcagaatgaTTTTGTAGATGCATTAGTcactttatcttccatgataAAACACcaagacaagaatttcatcgatcctatcccaataggaatacataagcagccagcttattgtgctcgtGTTGAAGAAGAAATTGACGGAAATCTATGGTTCCATGACATTATAGAATACTTAGAAAAGGGAGAATATCCAGAGCACGCTACAAACACTCAGAAGCCcacgcttcgaagattggccaaccatttctttcgaAGAGGAGGAATTTTGTTTAAAAGGACTCCTGATTTGGGATTATTACGAtatgtcgatgccaaggaggcatctatattggtcgaggaaatacatgccggaacttgcggaccccacatgaatggtttcgttcTGGCCatgaagatattaagagcagaaTATTTCTAg